The Bradyrhizobium ottawaense genome window below encodes:
- a CDS encoding caspase family protein: MRRPALPNLLLASGFLALAQLMTPTGAAAEARLALVIGQSAYRTVPELPNAANDAKGMTELLGNAGFTVTTASNLAQSEMRAAISDFAGKVSASGADTVALVFYAGHGLQIDGENYLVPVDLDPKREADIPLQGVRLNDMLNTLGALPTRARIFMLDACRNNPFPALSGAGHGLAIVDTKAGAPGSFISYSTSPGAEAEDGSGIDSPYTTAALTVAKQPNLPIEEVFKRIRVAVAQSTDGRQIPWESSSLTTDFKFFGESSGSQPAMPGASSMALASGTRSVEDWRRDLQGKPAMVAYELVITDDTVPAYQAYIELYAQDTRTPRVRTVLERRRQMLAWERATAINTRASFEAYLANWDNSDLAATARRLLLRVQNRNYGVPIAAAAPPVAVAMGPTCPCSTPSSPATPVTPSVAPVIKKRVDDTPPKRKVVETPPKRRPPPEEVVYERAPPPGPPPGAVMQGIGIGIGIGMGMGGRGGGDHYRGDYRRY; this comes from the coding sequence ATGCGCCGTCCAGCCCTTCCCAATTTGCTTCTTGCTTCCGGTTTTCTTGCGCTCGCACAGTTGATGACACCGACGGGGGCCGCGGCCGAAGCGCGGCTCGCGCTGGTGATCGGCCAATCCGCCTATCGCACCGTGCCCGAGCTGCCCAACGCCGCCAACGACGCCAAGGGCATGACGGAGCTGCTCGGCAATGCCGGCTTCACCGTCACCACGGCCTCCAACCTGGCGCAGAGCGAGATGCGCGCGGCGATCTCGGATTTCGCCGGCAAGGTCAGCGCCAGCGGCGCCGACACGGTGGCATTGGTGTTTTATGCCGGCCATGGCCTGCAGATCGACGGCGAGAATTATCTGGTGCCGGTCGATCTCGATCCCAAGCGCGAGGCCGACATTCCGCTCCAGGGCGTGCGGCTGAACGACATGCTCAACACGCTCGGCGCGCTGCCGACGCGGGCGCGCATCTTCATGCTCGATGCCTGCCGCAACAATCCGTTCCCGGCGCTCAGCGGCGCCGGCCACGGGCTTGCGATCGTCGACACCAAGGCCGGCGCGCCGGGCTCCTTCATCTCCTATTCAACCTCGCCCGGCGCCGAGGCCGAGGACGGCAGTGGCATCGACAGCCCCTACACCACGGCAGCGCTGACCGTTGCCAAGCAGCCCAATCTACCGATCGAGGAAGTGTTCAAGCGCATCCGCGTCGCCGTCGCGCAATCGACCGACGGACGGCAGATCCCCTGGGAAAGCTCTTCGCTGACAACCGACTTCAAGTTCTTCGGCGAGAGCAGCGGCAGCCAGCCGGCCATGCCGGGCGCCTCCTCGATGGCGCTCGCCAGCGGCACGCGCAGCGTCGAGGACTGGCGCAGGGACTTGCAGGGCAAGCCGGCCATGGTCGCCTATGAACTCGTCATCACCGACGACACGGTGCCGGCGTATCAGGCCTATATCGAGCTCTACGCTCAGGACACCCGCACGCCGCGCGTGCGCACGGTGCTGGAACGGCGACGCCAGATGCTGGCCTGGGAACGCGCAACTGCGATCAACACCCGCGCTTCGTTCGAGGCCTATCTCGCCAACTGGGACAACAGCGATCTCGCGGCAACCGCGCGCAGGCTGCTGCTCCGCGTGCAGAACCGCAACTACGGCGTCCCCATCGCCGCCGCAGCGCCCCCGGTCGCCGTCGCGATGGGCCCGACCTGCCCGTGCTCGACGCCGTCGAGCCCGGCAACGCCGGTCACTCCGAGCGTCGCGCCCGTGATCAAGAAGCGCGTCGACGACACCCCGCCCAAGCGCAAGGTGGTCGAGACACCGCCGAAGCGCCGCCCGCCGCCCGAGGAAGTGGTCTACGAGCGCGCGCCGCCCCCCGGCCCGCCGCCCGGCGCCGTGATGCAGGGTATCGGCATCGGAATCGGGATCGGCATGGGAATGGGCGGCCGCGGCGGCGGCGACCATTATCGCGGCGACTACCGCAGATACTGA
- a CDS encoding TRAP transporter substrate-binding protein, producing the protein MTIVPVNRRAFIKSSAAVTAGLVLSPAIIGRAEAATLKLKCSSSLPNDPKFANGRVYYDNLVKNLKGNGLGEQVEVAFFPDNQLGQEIDVINSVKLGVIDLMVSGSSISANLVPLVGTYDLGFLFSSFPQQTKAFDAGAAKPIEDALLKGGNIRIIAWAYNFGSRSVLAKKPVKTPEDLAGLKIRTLPNPVITECLRLMGAAATPLAFGEIYTALQAGVLDGLEHDPPTILASKFFETAKFYALTQHNFSPLAIYFSDMTYNRMDPKLREGFLDAAKKAAADTRAHGLAVEKEALAALTEKGVTVAECDREAFKKRVAPQTENFIKARPESKAVIDIIRATQA; encoded by the coding sequence ATGACCATCGTGCCCGTGAACCGTCGCGCGTTCATCAAGTCATCGGCGGCGGTCACCGCCGGCCTCGTGCTCTCCCCCGCCATCATCGGCCGCGCCGAAGCCGCGACGCTCAAGCTGAAATGCTCCTCCTCGCTGCCGAACGATCCCAAGTTCGCCAACGGCCGCGTCTACTACGACAACCTCGTCAAGAATTTGAAGGGCAACGGGCTCGGCGAGCAAGTCGAGGTCGCGTTCTTCCCCGACAACCAGCTCGGCCAGGAGATCGACGTCATCAACTCGGTGAAGCTCGGCGTCATTGATCTCATGGTGTCAGGCTCCTCGATCTCGGCCAATCTGGTGCCGCTGGTCGGCACCTACGATCTCGGCTTTCTGTTCTCCAGCTTCCCGCAGCAGACCAAGGCGTTCGATGCCGGCGCCGCCAAGCCGATCGAGGACGCCCTGCTCAAGGGCGGCAACATCCGCATCATCGCCTGGGCCTATAATTTCGGCTCGCGCAGCGTATTGGCGAAGAAGCCGGTGAAAACGCCGGAAGATCTCGCCGGCCTCAAGATCAGGACGCTGCCGAACCCGGTCATCACGGAATGCCTGCGGCTGATGGGCGCCGCCGCGACGCCGCTGGCCTTCGGCGAAATCTATACGGCCTTGCAGGCCGGCGTGCTTGACGGCCTGGAGCACGATCCGCCGACGATCCTGGCCAGCAAGTTCTTCGAGACGGCGAAATTCTACGCCCTGACGCAGCACAATTTCTCGCCGCTTGCGATCTACTTCAGCGACATGACCTACAACCGCATGGACCCGAAGCTGCGCGAGGGCTTTCTCGATGCTGCGAAGAAGGCCGCGGCCGACACGCGTGCCCATGGGCTTGCGGTCGAGAAGGAGGCGCTGGCGGCCTTGACCGAGAAGGGCGTGACGGTTGCCGAATGCGACCGCGAGGCCTTCAAGAAGCGGGTCGCGCCGCAGACCGAGAACTTCATCAAGGCCCGGCCGGAATCCAAGGCCGTCATCGACATCATCCGCGCGACGCAAGCCTGA
- a CDS encoding TRAP transporter large permease subunit → MARSEMVVTAAVPVSAGRHGSIALLLQLSDAIAAILLAADLVVVCVSVLLRFFFNAPVEWSDDVARGLMVGSAFFGAASALARGENVGVSFFRDLLPLRLRALVDAAGALLVVLISGYVAYNAIKLGSLTAGQTTGSGLPLELTFYPMGVGALFMTVFAIDHLCARPLPDIVRGIVAIIVVTGLYLAWDYLSPSSVPSAGTLMLIGFFVTLFGGLPIGFALALAALIFIWVEGALPGVIFAQQMARGIDNFVLLAIPFFILVGYLMEANGMSVRLIELLQRGVGRMRGGLNVVMVASMVLFSGISGSKMADVAAVGSVLIPAARRSKQNPGGAVALLAASAVMAETIPPCINLIILGFVANLSIGGLFVAGLLPSALMALVLIAVSIIFGKRPDKVEDVEPQMPVSGLWSGAIASFGLIFMIFFGFKSGFATATEISAFAVAYALVVGSVVFRELSFKSAAHSFVQAATRAGLVLFIVAAAQSLAFTLTLQQVPHAVGDFMLGLSKTSGVWLFILLAIAVLIVMGSVLEGAAALIIFGPLLLPVAVQLGVDPLHFGVVLVIAMGIGLFAPPLGLGLYGACLIGNVPIEQTVKPIMGYLGLLFLCLLVIAFVPWLSTALPRAFGY, encoded by the coding sequence ATGGCCAGGTCTGAGATGGTGGTGACGGCCGCCGTGCCCGTTTCGGCCGGCCGCCACGGCAGCATCGCCCTGCTGCTTCAGCTCAGCGACGCGATCGCGGCCATCCTGCTCGCCGCCGATCTCGTGGTGGTCTGCGTCTCGGTGCTGCTGCGTTTCTTCTTCAACGCGCCGGTCGAATGGTCCGACGACGTCGCGCGCGGGCTGATGGTCGGTTCGGCCTTCTTCGGCGCGGCGAGCGCGCTCGCGCGCGGCGAGAATGTCGGCGTGTCGTTCTTCCGCGATCTCCTGCCGCTGCGCCTGCGCGCGCTGGTCGATGCCGCCGGCGCTCTGCTGGTGGTGCTGATCTCGGGTTACGTCGCCTATAATGCCATCAAGCTGGGCTCATTGACTGCAGGCCAGACCACCGGTTCCGGCCTGCCGCTGGAGCTGACGTTCTATCCGATGGGCGTCGGCGCGCTGTTCATGACGGTGTTCGCCATCGACCATCTCTGCGCGAGGCCGCTTCCCGATATCGTCAGGGGGATCGTTGCGATCATCGTCGTCACCGGGCTCTATCTCGCCTGGGATTATCTGTCGCCGTCCTCGGTGCCGTCGGCGGGCACCTTGATGCTGATCGGCTTTTTCGTGACGCTGTTCGGCGGATTGCCGATTGGCTTTGCGCTGGCGCTTGCCGCGCTCATCTTCATCTGGGTCGAGGGCGCGCTGCCCGGCGTCATCTTCGCCCAGCAGATGGCGCGCGGCATCGACAATTTCGTGCTGCTTGCGATCCCGTTCTTCATCCTCGTCGGCTATCTCATGGAAGCCAACGGCATGTCGGTGCGCCTGATCGAGCTGTTGCAGCGCGGGGTCGGCCGCATGCGCGGCGGACTGAACGTCGTGATGGTGGCGTCGATGGTGCTGTTCTCGGGCATCTCGGGCTCGAAGATGGCCGATGTCGCCGCGGTCGGCTCGGTGCTGATCCCGGCGGCGCGCCGCTCGAAGCAGAACCCCGGCGGCGCAGTGGCGCTGCTGGCGGCGTCCGCGGTGATGGCGGAGACCATCCCGCCCTGTATCAACCTGATCATTCTGGGCTTTGTGGCCAACTTGTCGATCGGCGGCCTGTTCGTTGCGGGGCTCTTGCCGTCGGCGCTGATGGCGCTGGTGCTGATTGCGGTGTCCATCATCTTCGGCAAGCGGCCGGACAAGGTCGAGGACGTCGAGCCGCAGATGCCGGTGTCGGGGCTGTGGAGCGGCGCGATCGCCTCGTTCGGCCTGATCTTCATGATCTTCTTCGGCTTCAAGAGCGGCTTTGCCACCGCGACCGAGATCTCGGCCTTCGCGGTGGCCTATGCGCTCGTCGTCGGCAGCGTGGTGTTCCGCGAGCTCAGCTTCAAATCGGCCGCGCACAGCTTCGTGCAGGCGGCGACGCGCGCCGGTCTCGTGCTGTTCATCGTCGCCGCCGCGCAGTCGCTCGCGTTCACGCTGACCTTGCAGCAGGTGCCGCATGCGGTCGGCGATTTCATGCTCGGTTTGTCGAAGACCTCAGGCGTCTGGCTGTTCATCCTGCTCGCGATCGCCGTGCTGATCGTGATGGGCTCGGTGCTGGAGGGCGCCGCCGCGCTGATCATCTTCGGGCCGCTGCTGTTGCCGGTGGCCGTGCAGCTCGGCGTCGATCCCCTGCATTTCGGCGTCGTGCTGGTCATCGCCATGGGCATCGGTTTGTTCGCGCCGCCGCTCGGGCTCGGCCTTTACGGTGCCTGCCTGATCGGCAACGTGCCGATCGAGCAGACGGTGAAGCCGATCATGGGCTATCTCGGCCTGTTGTTCCTCTGCCTGCTCGTCATCGCCTTCGTGCCATGGCTGTCGACCGCGCTGCCGCGGGCATTCGGTTACTGA
- a CDS encoding NAD(P)-dependent oxidoreductase, producing MKVLLAHTPEMRRNYYGDRSLSGLRAAAEVILHESDETLDAAGLVRAAKDADIIVADRMTEGRGEIFAQLPRLRAFVRCAVDIRNVDVEAASKAGVLVTRAGPGFVQAVAELAIGFMVDLSRGVSRATADYQAGRKPEARMGRQLAGSRIGIIGYGSIGRYLAEVAKVLRMEVLVADPFATVSDAGIRQVGLDELLAASDYVVCLAIANEQTENLIGEAALARMQRHAVFVNLSRGNLVDEAVLARALLEHRIAGAAMDVGRAPDQMPTPELAKLPNVIATPHVGGLTPQAIEYQSLETVRQVEAIVKSEIPPGAVNAERWTRRP from the coding sequence GTGAAGGTTCTGCTCGCTCACACGCCGGAGATGCGGCGCAATTACTATGGGGATCGCAGCCTGAGCGGCCTGCGCGCGGCCGCCGAGGTGATCCTGCACGAGAGCGACGAAACCCTGGACGCCGCCGGCCTCGTGCGCGCCGCGAAAGATGCCGACATCATCGTCGCCGATCGCATGACCGAAGGGCGCGGCGAGATTTTTGCGCAGCTGCCGCGTCTGCGGGCCTTCGTCCGCTGTGCCGTCGACATCCGCAACGTTGACGTCGAGGCGGCATCAAAGGCCGGCGTGCTCGTGACCCGGGCCGGCCCCGGCTTCGTTCAGGCGGTGGCCGAGCTCGCGATCGGCTTCATGGTCGATCTCTCCCGCGGCGTCTCGCGGGCGACGGCGGACTACCAGGCCGGTCGCAAGCCCGAGGCGCGGATGGGCCGCCAGCTCGCCGGCAGCCGGATCGGCATCATCGGTTACGGCAGCATCGGCCGCTATCTCGCCGAGGTCGCAAAAGTGCTGCGCATGGAGGTGCTGGTCGCCGATCCCTTCGCAACCGTCAGCGACGCTGGGATCCGGCAGGTCGGTCTCGACGAGCTTCTCGCCGCGTCGGACTATGTCGTTTGCCTCGCGATCGCCAACGAGCAGACCGAGAATTTGATCGGGGAGGCGGCGCTGGCGCGCATGCAAAGGCATGCGGTCTTCGTCAATCTCTCGCGCGGCAATCTCGTCGACGAGGCAGTATTGGCGCGCGCGCTGCTGGAGCATCGCATCGCCGGCGCGGCGATGGACGTCGGCCGCGCGCCTGATCAGATGCCGACGCCGGAGCTGGCGAAGCTCCCCAACGTCATCGCGACGCCGCACGTCGGTGGGCTGACGCCGCAGGCGATCGAATATCAGTCGCTGGAGACGGTTCGGCAGGTGGAAGCGATCGTCAAGAGCGAGATCCCGCCGGGCGCGGTCAACGCCGAGCGATGGACGCGGCGGCCCTAG
- a CDS encoding ABC transporter substrate-binding protein, translating into MYRFRSATSLVLTIALLAATMLAARADEAGVSEDAILFGQAAALEGPSSALGQRMRQGIVAAFTEINAKGGVHGRKLQLISRDDGYDPDRSVAQTLHLIEDDKVFALIGAVGTPTAMATIPITSARNIPFIGPFSGAEFLRDLELANVVNIRASYGAEAEAWIKHLTEDRHFTRIGIFYQDDSFGRDGLVGVKRALAKRGLELAAEGTFERNTRAVTAAWRVIRRAEPEAIVMVGTYGPCAEFIKLAHRSGFHPTFVNVSFVGANALARELGPDGEGVIVSQVVPFPWDRSLKIVADYQAAQKAFDPTLTPDFVSLEGYLSGRLAAAALEQAGPKPTRANLLRAINDVGRFDIGGSAVTVGLRMIDTPPKVFLTVIQKDGTFRAVDRL; encoded by the coding sequence ATGTATCGATTTCGATCAGCGACATCCCTCGTCCTGACCATCGCGCTCCTCGCCGCGACCATGCTCGCAGCGAGAGCTGACGAGGCCGGCGTCAGCGAGGATGCGATCCTGTTCGGCCAGGCCGCCGCGCTGGAAGGCCCCTCCTCCGCGCTCGGACAGCGCATGCGGCAAGGCATCGTCGCAGCATTCACCGAGATCAACGCCAAGGGCGGGGTCCACGGCCGCAAGCTCCAGCTCATCAGCCGCGACGACGGCTACGACCCCGATCGTTCGGTGGCGCAGACGCTGCACCTGATCGAGGACGACAAGGTGTTCGCGCTGATCGGCGCGGTGGGCACGCCAACCGCGATGGCGACAATTCCGATCACCAGCGCCAGGAACATCCCCTTCATCGGTCCGTTCAGCGGCGCCGAATTCCTGCGCGACCTCGAGCTTGCCAACGTCGTCAACATCCGCGCGAGCTACGGTGCGGAGGCCGAGGCCTGGATCAAGCACCTCACGGAGGATCGCCACTTCACCCGCATCGGCATCTTCTACCAGGACGATTCCTTCGGCCGCGACGGTCTGGTCGGCGTCAAGCGCGCGCTCGCCAAGCGCGGCCTCGAGCTTGCCGCCGAAGGCACGTTCGAGCGCAACACCCGCGCGGTCACCGCAGCCTGGCGGGTGATCAGGCGCGCCGAACCCGAGGCGATCGTGATGGTCGGGACCTATGGTCCCTGCGCGGAGTTCATCAAGCTCGCGCACCGCAGCGGCTTCCATCCGACCTTCGTCAACGTCTCCTTCGTCGGCGCCAATGCGCTGGCCAGGGAGCTCGGTCCCGACGGTGAAGGCGTCATCGTCTCGCAGGTCGTACCGTTTCCATGGGATCGCTCGCTCAAGATCGTCGCCGACTACCAGGCGGCGCAGAAGGCGTTCGATCCGACGCTGACACCGGACTTCGTGTCGCTGGAAGGCTATCTCTCCGGCCGCCTCGCGGCCGCGGCGCTGGAACAGGCCGGGCCGAAGCCAACGCGCGCAAACCTGCTCCGCGCCATCAACGATGTCGGCCGCTTCGACATCGGCGGCAGCGCCGTCACCGTCGGCCTGCGCATGATCGACACGCCGCCGAAGGTGTTCTTGACGGTGATCCAGAAGGACGGAACGTTTAGGGCGGTGGATCGGCTCTAG